A region of the Cyanobium usitatum str. Tous genome:
TGGGCTGGATCCTGCAGCGATTTTTCCTTTCCCGCTCGACGACTTCCAGCTCGAGGCGATCGACGCGCTCAACCAGGGCCACTCGGTAGTGGTGAGCGCGCCCACGGGCTCCGGTAAGACGCTGGTGGGTGAATACGCCATCTACCGCGCTCTGGCCCATGGCCAGAAAGTTTTTTACACCACGCCGCTGAAGGCGCTCTCTAACCAGAAACTGCGCGATTTCCGCGAGCAGTTTGGTGCCGACAAGGTGGGGCTGCTCACCGGTGATATGAGCCTCAACCGGGAGGCCCAGGTGGTGGTGATGACCACCGAGATCTTCCGCAACATGCTCTACGCGGCAGCCGATGCGGGAGATGACCCGCTGGAGGGCGTGGAGGCGGTGGTGCTCGATGAGTGCCACTACATGAACGATTCCCAGCGCGGCACCGTCTGGGAGGAGTCGATCATTCACTGCCCGCTGCCGATTCAATTGGTGGCGCTTTCGGCCACGGTGGCCAATGCCGGCCAGCTCACCGACTGGATCGAGAGAGTGCATGGGCCCACCCAGCTGGTGCTCAGTGACCACCGGCCGGTGCCGCTGGCCTTCAGCTTTTGCAGTGCTAAGGGCCTGCACCCCTTGCTCAACGACGAGGGCACCGGGCTCCATCCCAACTGCAAGGTGTGGCGCGCCCCCAAGGGCGGCCAGCGCAAGGGCCCGAAAACACCCAAACCGCCCCAGCCCGAGGCTCCGCCCCTGGGTTTTGTGGTGGCCCAAATGGCCGAGCGCGACATGCTGCCGGCCATCTATTTCATCTTCAGTCGCCGCGGTTGCGATAAGGGCGTCAAGGAGCTGGGCAAGGCTGCCCTGGTAACGCCGGCTGAACAGGCACGCATTAAGGCCCGCCTGGATCTTTTTGTGGCAACGACCCCCGAGGCGGTGCGGGAGGGCGGCCACGCCGAGGCCCTGCTACGCGGCATTGCCGCCCACCATGCCGGCGTGCTGCCGGCATGGAAGGAGCTGATCGAGGAGTTGTTTCAGCAGGGGCTGATCAAGGTGGTGTTTGCCACCGAAACCCTGGCTGCCGGCATCAACATGCCGGCTCGCACCACGGTGATTTCGGCGCTGAGCAAGCGCACCGAGCGAGGCCACCGCCCCTTGATGGGCAGTGAGTTTTTGCAGATGGCGGGCCGGGCCGGCCGGCGCGGCCTCGATATCCAGGGCTACGTGGTGACCGTGCAGAGCCGCTTTGAGGGCGTGCGCGAGGCGGGCCAGCTCGCTACCGCGCCAGCCGATCCGCTGGTCAGCCAGTTCATGCCCAGCTACGGCATGGTTCTCAACTTGTTGCAGCGCTACGACCTAGCTAAGGCTAAGGAGCTGGTGGAGCGCAGTTTTGGCCGCTACCTGGCCACACTCGATTTAGTCGAGGACGAGGCCCGCATCGCCCAGTTGATGCAGCAGCTCGAAGGCCTGGAAGATGGCTCCGGCGAGGTGCCCTGGGACGACTTCGAGGACTACGAAAAGCAGCGAGCTCACCTGCGCGAAGAGAGGCGCATTTTGCGGATCTTGCAGCAGCAGGCCGAGGAAACCGTCGCCCACGAGCTCACCTTGGCGTTGCAATTCGCCAGCGAGGGCACTTTGGTGAGCCTCAAGGCACCCCAGTTGCGCGGCCGGGTGACCCCGGCGGTGATTGTGGAGAAGGTGAAGGGGCCGGGGCAGTTTCCCCTGCTCAAGTGCCTCACCGACGAGAACCTTTGGCTGTTGCTGCCCTGCCACGGGGTGGTGAGCTTGCACGCCGAGCTCAGTTGCCTGCAGGTGAGCCAGGTGGATCCCCCCGAGTTGCGCCAGCTTGGTGAGTTGCGCCACGGCGATCAGGCCAGCGGCGGCTTGGCCCTTGCCGTTGCCCACATGGCCAGTCGCCACGACATGGCCACCCCCCAGTACGACCTGGCCGGTGAGGTGCAGGACCAGGCCCAGCAGGTGCAGCAGCTGGAGGAGGGCCTGGAGCTGCATCCAGCCCACCGCTGGGGCGACCGCCGCCAGCTCAAGAAGCACCGCCGCCGCATGGAGGAGTTGCAGATAGAGATCGAGGAGCGCCAGCAGCTGCTGCACTTCCGCTCTAATCGCCACTGGGATACGTTCCTGGCGTTGATTGAGGTGTTGCGTTTCTTCGGCGCTCTGGCTGGGGCTGATGGCCTGGAGCCCACCGAGGTGGGCCGCACCGTCGCCGCCCTGCGCGGCGACAACGAGCTGTGGCTGGGACTGTCGCTGATGAGCGGCCACCTCGATGAGCTCGATCCGCCCCAGCTGGCGGCGGTGTTTGAAGCCATCTCCACCGAAGTCAACCGGCCCGATCTGTGGTGCGGCTACCCGCCGCCACCAGCGGCCGAGGAGGCCCTGCATGATCTGCGCGGCCTGCGCCGCGAGCTGGAGCGTCAGCAGGAGCACGCCAAGGTCAATTTCCCGCTTTGGTGGGAGCCCGAGCTGATGGGCCTGGTGCACGCCTGGGCTAAAGGTGCCAGCTGGAGCGACATGATTGCCAACACCTCCCTTGACGAGGGTGATGTGGTGCGAATCCTGCGCCGCACCGTTGATTTGCTGGCCCAGGTGCCCTACTGCGAGGCGATCAGCGAGCAGCTGCGCAGCAAGGCCCGAGCTGCCCTCAAATCGATTAATCGCTTCCCGGTTTGCGAGATCGAGGATTTGTTGGCCAAGGAGCCGGCGGCGATTGCCAGGCCGGTCGAACCCGCATGAGGTTGGAGCAGCGGCGTGTCTGCCGTGTGCCGCTTGAACCTGCCCCGCTGGTGGACCAGCTGGAGCTGTTCCTTGCCAAACCCTTGCGACCATTGCGCGGCCTGCTCGACTCCAATCGCCTCCAGTCCGATGGTGGTGATTTGTACGACTACAAGTCAAGACCCTACGCAGTGGCGGGTTGGATCCTCCAGCCCCGGGTTTCGCTGCGGGCTCGGCTGATTGCAGGGGAGCTGCTGATCGAGCAGGTCGCCTGCAGGGTGGATGGTTTGGGCGAGTGGCAGGAGCGCCTGCGCTTTGGTTTGGAGGCCCGGCTGCGCCCGGCTGCAATTGCACCAACAGCCCTAGAGGCCGAGGCTTTGGTGTGGGCCGACCTGCCTGGGGTGGCCGTCTTGGCAGCCGCACCCGTGCTCAACCTGGCCCTGCAGCAACTGCTCGATCGGCTGGAGCGGCGCTGCCAGCAGGGGCTGCGCCGGCGGGCTGAAGCCTGGCTGGGTAGAGCCTCGTAGTCTGCAGCCCTTCAAGCATCGACATCGGTTGGCCGCAAGCACCTTGGTCATGCACGTGGGCATCCACAAGACCGCTTCGACTTACATCCAGCACCGTCTCAAGCGCAATCAGCGGTTCTTGCGCCAGCAAGGCCTGCTTTATCCAGGCCGGCGGCGTGACCATATGCGTCTGGTCAAGGCTCTCAGCCAGGGCAACCTGCAGCCCTGGGGCAAATTGCTGGATCGTGCAGCTCGCAAGGGCCGCACGCCGCTGGTGTCGGCCGAGATCCTTTCGCTGCTGCTGGCTAGCCCAAGTGCTGATGGGGACTGCTCCGTACTCGCGCAGTTGCTGGGTTTTCTCAAGGAGCGGGGGGTGGGTCTCCATCTAGTGGCCTTTGTGCGGGATCAGCCGGCTTACCTCAACTCGCGCTACACCCAGCTGCTGAAGCGCTTTTACTTTGCGCTGCCTTTTGAGCGTTACCTGAGCCAGACGATGCGCGCTGGCGGTGAGAGCGAGTGCGATTACGAGCGGTTGTTCGGCGAAGCCTTGGAGCTCGGCGAGGTGCGCTGTTCGCTACTGCCTTTTCGTAGTGGCGAAGCCGATCCCTGTGAGCGCTTGCTACAGGCCATCGGGGTAGCTAGCTGCGCCGATTTGGATCCTTTGGATCAGCGCGCCAACGCCCAACCTGGCTGGCAGGCCGTGTGGATCGCCCAGCGGATTGCTCGGCGGCTGCGGCGCCATCATTTGCAGGCCTGGCGTGCTGGAGCCTGTAAATCGAGGATTCGCGAAGGACTCGAGCGAATGGCCGAGAGCCAGGGCTGGCCTGCTGAACCGTTTCAGGGGCTGAGCGAGCCTTTGCTCGATCGGCTGGAACATCGCTATGGAGCAAGTAACGATCGTTTTGCCAGCCGGGTGTGGGGCTGTTCCTGGCGGGAGCTTTTCCCCCGCCCCATCCCCTCCCCTAGCCCGGAGGCACCTCGCAGCGATGAGGAGCGGCGGCAGCTGGTTGCCCTTGCCGATCAGCTGTTGGCCGATGGGCTGGCATCTTTAAAGCGGCCCGATCAGGCTGCGCGGATCAGTTCAAAGGGAATGCGCTGGAAGACGATGCCGCCGTGGCGCTGGTTGTCCCGAGCTTTGCGGTAGCTAGCTCCGGATTCCACCAGCAGGCCCACATCGCCGTTGGCGAAGCGGGCCAGGTCGCTGTAGCCAGTGAAGCTGCCGGCCCCCTGGCCGTAGCCGAAGCCCCGGCTCCAGCTCTGGCCATTGTTAGTGCTGAGGCGGAGGCGGCCGTTGGTGCGGTGCTGTAAATCCACCGGATTGGCAAACACCAATGTGGCCTGCTGGCCGGGACCGAAGCCGTAGGTGAGCAGGCTTGCCTGGCAGCCGTTGACCGGTTCGATCAACTGGGGATCGGGCCCGCTGCTGGCCATAGTGAGGCCACCATCGCGGCTGATACTCACCACCCGCCGGCCGCCGTTACTGCGGCTGTTCAGCATCAGGCTGCCGTCGCCGAGTTCGCTCACCGTGCATTCACTGGAGGGGCTGTAACTCGCCACTGCCCCCACTCGCCAGCTAGCACCGCCATCGTCTGAGAGGAGCAGGTGGGAGGCACTGCCGCGACCTTTGATGCTGTGCCGTGCTGGCACAACGATGCGCCCACTGGCGGGTTCCAACTGCTTGACAATGCCGTGGCCGGGACCGATTCCATACCAGGGCTTCCAGCCCGGCAGTCTTGCCTGGGCAGTGATGTCGCGGGAGGGGGCCCAGCTGCTGCCGTCGTCGTCGGAGAAAGTAACGCGTATGTCTCTAGAGCCCCGGTCAGACTCCCTTGCTACTGAGGCATTCCAGAGCCACAGCAGCAGGATGCGCCCGGTGGGAAGCACCACAGGCAGGGGGATTTTGCAGGGATTGGGCCCGTCGTTGGCCAGCACCTGCAGCTGCTCCCAGCTGCGGCCGCCATCAAGGGAGCGCCGCAGCAGCACATCAATATTGCCTTCGTCCTTGCAGTTGTCGACGCGCCCGCCACAGAAGGCCAGCACGCTGCCACTGGCACTTATCGCCAAGCCAGGGGTGCGGTAGCAGCTGTATCCCCCCTCGCCGGAGATGAAGGGATTACTGATCAGAAGATCTTGCTGGCCCCACTGGGCAGGGTCGCTTTGACGCACACGAGCAACCCCAGTGCCGGCCAATGCGGTGGCAACTCCTGCACTGGATAGGCCCAACAGAATTTGGCGACGACTCAGCTGGCTCATCAAGGGGGCACTCGTAGACCCAAGTTAAGATGGTTTTGAAGGAGCAAATCTTGACTGCGCCCATGCACACACGTTCGCCCATGCAGCAGCCCGAGGCTGTTCTGGAGATGCGTGGCGCATCTAAGTGGGTAGTGGAGGGGGTCAACCACTCCTACAGGGCCTTTTCCGACCTTTCTCTAGAAGTTTTTGCTGGCGAGCGAATTGGCATTTTTGCAGCTAATGGTTTTGAGGCCAAAGCCTTGTTGGCTTGCCTGAGTGGGGTTGAGCCCCTAGATGCAGGCACCGTTGAGCACAACGCGTCGGTGTCATGGCCTTTAGGAACAAACGACGC
Encoded here:
- a CDS encoding DEAD/DEAH box helicase, encoding MAPHGLDPAAIFPFPLDDFQLEAIDALNQGHSVVVSAPTGSGKTLVGEYAIYRALAHGQKVFYTTPLKALSNQKLRDFREQFGADKVGLLTGDMSLNREAQVVVMTTEIFRNMLYAAADAGDDPLEGVEAVVLDECHYMNDSQRGTVWEESIIHCPLPIQLVALSATVANAGQLTDWIERVHGPTQLVLSDHRPVPLAFSFCSAKGLHPLLNDEGTGLHPNCKVWRAPKGGQRKGPKTPKPPQPEAPPLGFVVAQMAERDMLPAIYFIFSRRGCDKGVKELGKAALVTPAEQARIKARLDLFVATTPEAVREGGHAEALLRGIAAHHAGVLPAWKELIEELFQQGLIKVVFATETLAAGINMPARTTVISALSKRTERGHRPLMGSEFLQMAGRAGRRGLDIQGYVVTVQSRFEGVREAGQLATAPADPLVSQFMPSYGMVLNLLQRYDLAKAKELVERSFGRYLATLDLVEDEARIAQLMQQLEGLEDGSGEVPWDDFEDYEKQRAHLREERRILRILQQQAEETVAHELTLALQFASEGTLVSLKAPQLRGRVTPAVIVEKVKGPGQFPLLKCLTDENLWLLLPCHGVVSLHAELSCLQVSQVDPPELRQLGELRHGDQASGGLALAVAHMASRHDMATPQYDLAGEVQDQAQQVQQLEEGLELHPAHRWGDRRQLKKHRRRMEELQIEIEERQQLLHFRSNRHWDTFLALIEVLRFFGALAGADGLEPTEVGRTVAALRGDNELWLGLSLMSGHLDELDPPQLAAVFEAISTEVNRPDLWCGYPPPPAAEEALHDLRGLRRELERQQEHAKVNFPLWWEPELMGLVHAWAKGASWSDMIANTSLDEGDVVRILRRTVDLLAQVPYCEAISEQLRSKARAALKSINRFPVCEIEDLLAKEPAAIARPVEPA
- a CDS encoding DUF1997 domain-containing protein, coding for MPLEPAPLVDQLELFLAKPLRPLRGLLDSNRLQSDGGDLYDYKSRPYAVAGWILQPRVSLRARLIAGELLIEQVACRVDGLGEWQERLRFGLEARLRPAAIAPTALEAEALVWADLPGVAVLAAAPVLNLALQQLLDRLERRCQQGLRRRAEAWLGRAS
- a CDS encoding sialidase family protein, with product MSQLSRRQILLGLSSAGVATALAGTGVARVRQSDPAQWGQQDLLISNPFISGEGGYSCYRTPGLAISASGSVLAFCGGRVDNCKDEGNIDVLLRRSLDGGRSWEQLQVLANDGPNPCKIPLPVVLPTGRILLLWLWNASVARESDRGSRDIRVTFSDDDGSSWAPSRDITAQARLPGWKPWYGIGPGHGIVKQLEPASGRIVVPARHSIKGRGSASHLLLSDDGGASWRVGAVASYSPSSECTVSELGDGSLMLNSRSNGGRRVVSISRDGGLTMASSGPDPQLIEPVNGCQASLLTYGFGPGQQATLVFANPVDLQHRTNGRLRLSTNNGQSWSRGFGYGQGAGSFTGYSDLARFANGDVGLLVESGASYRKARDNQRHGGIVFQRIPFELIRAA